atatatTAATCTGATTCATTATAGTAACCACTTTAGTTGTCTATGtgtatcccataacatcatgttgtaaacctcaaatatacacaataaaataccttttttaaaaaaaggagagagtAATCAACTGTGTCAAAAGCTGCTGTAGGTCAGATGAGATTAAAGCTGAGAAGTGAACACTAGCATTTGGTAAGGTCAAGATCAGTGGTAACCTTGATAGGAATGGTTTCATTGAAGTCATGGGACAAAAGCCTGAATGGTGTAGGTGTGAGAGAATATGGACACAGGACAAAAGAGACGGCCTCAAAGTAGTTTTGCTGTAAAGGagagcagagaaaagggaagggggCTGGAGAATTGGAGTCTAGGGAGGATTTTTTCAACAATGGTTAATGATTACAGCTGATAGGTGTTCAGCAATGAACACAACAAAATCTCTGGcttcatgaagcttacattttagtatcaggtgggggcaggaagATAGACAATAATAAACGCATAATTATATTAAACTGGCTACGAGATGTTGCCACTCAGATATCATATGGACATTTTGCATTCAACATATTCAAAATGACAttatctcctcccctcccttcccccacctttTCCTCTATTCCTCTTCCTTGTTTTTATATTGTAAAAAATGCCACATTCAGGACAGAATCTTGTGCCTTATCCCTTGCAACCATCCTGTCCTCAAACTcaggagtgttttatttttttcttcacaaacAGTTCCTCAGGTCTGCTCCCTCCTTGCCATTTCTACCTCGGCCCATTGGCATTCACTTCTCTTCTGGATCGTACTTCACCCTCTTAACTAGAGTCTCTGCCTTCGTCCTCCCCCTTTAATCTCTTCTCCACAATGTAGCCagagtcatcttttaaaaatataacctgAGAGTTTTAAGGGACTTACTCAAGACCATGAGATTCGTAGAGCCAAGATTTGATTTCCTTATGTCATGCTCCTCTTGGGGCTGGCTTTATGTAGGGGGTAGGAAGGAGCTAGGTCATCTTAAGCTAAGTAAGATATGAACATTGCCAGAAATGCACGTTTGTATGTAACTGACAGCTCATCAATTTGTCTgatgttggtttgtttttgtagGTGCACGGGTTTCATATTCCAGAAGGTTGGAAAGTTGGCTGCAACAGCTGTGGGAGGTGGATTTTTTCTCCTTCAGGTCTGTATGTGAAATGTTCTCAGATGTTTGGAAATTCCACCTGCCCATTAAGGAATGTGGTGTGGGGAGTTGTAATACAGTCCTGGCTATGTCACACTAGACTAGCCTTTGCACTTGTTTTCATGTACTATTTTAAATGCTAGTGACCGTTTGAGTCAAATTTTATTCATTATACTAGTAAATGTTATTTGCCAGTCCCATTTTATTTCCTCATGTGGGGACAGAAGTGCAAATTCCTTATCATAGCTCCCTTAAAAGAGTTTTTAAGACCAGCTGAATTATTAAGCGGATGTGATTTCAAAAATACAAGTGTGCTGTGATGATGTAGTCTCATATGCTAATATTATAGCTAGCTTTTACAGAGGGGATGTTGAGCATGTGATGAGAAATGGGAGCTAAGTGACAGTACAGTCAGATGTCGTCTGCTGTCTCCTTGACCCATAGTTTCGGAACCAGTGGTTGCCAGTTCTCTGAGACTGCTTAGGAGAGACTAACAAGCAAGACTTGAAAAAGGGAGCAGTttctccaaaaacaaaagaaaactgacaTTTGATTGTATTAGGCATATATTTCTTAGCTCTGTGGCATTGGTATTCAAATTTGGCTCcacattggaatcacctaggAGTTTTTAAAAGAGCCAACGTGTGCCACTCCTGACCCACAGTctgatttcattggaaaacttAAAACTCCTGAGGTGATTCTGCTGTGCTGTGGGAGCCATAACTTGCTGAATCATGCTAGAGTCTCTGAATTCACAGCCATTTGTCTCTTCCCACAGTTGGCAACCCTCACTTTTGCAAGGTAAGTTCTGCGTTAGCACCATGATTGGAGTGAGTTTTGCAGATAGGTCAGGTGAAAATCAAATGTATCGAAGAGGGAAGCTGGTAACTGGCTGTAGCTGGGTTGAGTGTGGTATTGCTGCATGACAAATTCCCCCAAACCTAATGGCTTCAAATAATGATCACTTTATTCTCTCTCATGGTTACAGGAATTTGGGGAGGGTTAAGGTAGGTGCTTGTGGATCAGAGTCTCATGTGGTTACAGGCCAGATGATCAGAGGGTTAGGGTAGGTCTGGACTTGTGGGGCctgtttgtgtctctgtctctgtttgtcttccctcctcctctccttatTTCCCCCCTGTCCATAGTCTCAGTGCTCTTCCATGTGGTCCCTGTGCCAGTATAGGCTTCCTCACACTACCATGACCTCAGGACTCCCAAGCACAGTTCTTCAGAAACATGGTGCAAGTTGCATCTCCTTTGTTGCCCAAGCCTCACTTTTGTTGGCTGCTTCCCTGTGGGCTTGTTACGTGCTGGCTCTGTTGCTGGACAGGTCAGACTCCCTGCAAGGTGGGGCCCCTCCTCacacctctctctccttccccttgaCCCTTCAGGTGGAAGTGCAGTAACATCTCTATCCCTGTGGTTTCCCTTATATGCTGCCCCAAActtcataaacattttaatattgctTTGAAATGTCTTAATTTGAGTGTGTCCTCTGTTTCTTTTTGGGGCCCTGACAGAAATAATTGGTattgaaaatgtctccagaaagGCACCTAAAAATGAGATTTTGGGGTTGGATAATTCCAATATTCAAGGGGTACAGGGACACTGCTTTGCTGCAGAGGTGAGACATGGAGAATCTGTGGCAGGCACTCATGTTATCTGTCACCAGGGGAGTGAGAGCAGGAGGCAAGCATAATGTTGGGAGATCAGTTATATCACAAGTTATAGTTTGACATAGGGATCCAGTTTCCTTTTTTCCATACTGATAATTGAGCAGAATTTAGTGAATAATTCTTCCCATTCCCAACATTTGCAGCATTGTCTCTTTCATATATCAGAACCCATGTATGTGTGGCTGTGACTCTGGTTtctgtgttctgttccactggtcaacTTTCGATCTTTATGACAGTACTAAAGCTTAATATTTGGTAATGCAAATTCCTCCACCTTATTCTTCAGGAGTGTTGCAGCTACTTTTGTGTTTCTGctcattcatctaaattttagaTCAGACTTGTCAGTTATTTTCAAAAATCCTGTTGAAATTTTTATCGGAATTGCATTGGAACCATGTAGATATCTCTTATGATATTGAGTATTCTATCTGTGAACACAGGCTTTCTCTCcaattatttaggtcttctttaatgccTTTGAatagactttttattatttttccgtATAGATCTTGTACATCTGTGATTCAGTTTTATTACTGGATACCTTATAACTTTAGTTGCTCTTGTGgatgatacaatttttaaaactacacaTTCTGATTCATGCTAGTGTGTTGAAATACAGTTGATATTTTACGTTGCTCTTTCAGCCAGCCACCTTGTTAAAAAAGTCTTGTCTGGGATTCTTTTGGGTTTTGTCTATAAAATCTTTTTATGCCATCTGTGAACAGTGAAATTTTTCCTTCACGTCTTTATGAATGTAGTTGCTTTTTCTTACCAAGCTGTAGATCATTTCCAGCACTTTTTGCAGCTTTCAGAGCCCAGCAGCAACGCTTGCCAGTTTTCAGTTTATTCGGCTCCCTCTACTTGTTGTGCTGCAATGGAAGTAGGATGTTGAGCTTTGTCAGTAGAGGGCGCTGGAGGGACCTTGCAGCGGGAGAGGCTGCTTTTCCCAGTTCTGGTGTTGCTTTGCCCCTGCAGTGCAGTCCCCCAGTAATGCCAAGGAGAGCAGGAAGTCACCTCGCAATCCTGGCCTGGGCCACCCAGGGGacttcaccaccaccattactacTTTTGCCCCCTTGTGAAAAATCAGTTTGTTGTAGTTGTCCACGTCCGTTTCTGTactttttattctgttctgttggtctgtgTGTCTATCTCTTCTTCAGTATCACACACTGTCTTGACTACTGTAGCATTATAGTAAATcttaaatcaggtagtgtgattcccccaactctgttctttttcagATTCATTTTGGTGATTCcagttcctttgcctttccatataaattttagaaccgGCTTATTTATGTATCTATAAGAAATCCTACTGGGATTTGTGATTTGGGATTGCAGCAAATCTATAGATAATTTGGAGAGAACTGGGCATCATTTCTGTGTTgagtattccattccatgtaCATGatgtgtctctccatttatttaggttgtCTTTGAGTTCTTTCTTCAGCATTTTGTAGTTCTCAGTATACAGATCCTGTATGTTTTATTTGATTTGTAcctaatatttaattattttttgcacCCATTGTTGTaaatcatttaaacatttttcatttccagtTCAAATTGCTAGCATATAGAAATTCAGTTGGTTTTGTGTGAATTTGTGTCCTGTGACCCTGCTAAACTCACTTTTTTAGTctaggagtttttgttttttgttgaagTCTATGaaattttctatgtagacaaaGATGTCTATGATTGGAGACAGTTTGACCTCTTCCTTGTGAATCAGGATGCCTCctaattctttttcttgccttcttgtGCTGACTCTGAATTCATTTCTGGTACGATATTTAGTAGGAGTGGAGACGGCGGACAGCTTTGCCTTGTTCCCTGCATTCGTTCTTTCACCATTATGTACAGTGTTAGCTGCAGGGTTTTTtatgtagatgttctttatcaagttgaggaagttcccctctATTGCTCTTTCTCTGAGAGTTTTATCATGAATTTgcgttgaattttgtcagatgttTCTTGAGTCCTGCCTTGAGGTTAGGCCAGGCGATACTGCAGGAAAAGCAGGAAACACGCCACCAGTTTGGTGGTGCTTTGAATTCTGGTCTTCTCCAATCTGCATGTCGCTGTTTTTATGTAAGAGCCTTCAAATAGCTAGTCCATGTATTCTCTCAGTTTAATAGCAGGATTCTGTGGGATAAACAGGGTGGAGTAAATGAACCAGAGCCTTCTTTTAGATACAAATGTTGATACTCAAGTATGTGGTTGCTGTaagtaatttgttctttttagtactaagtaatattctattgtgtaaaTATgatacaatttgtttatccattcatgtgtTGATAGACTTTTGTGTATTTCCAGTTATAGACTCATAAATAAAGGTACTATGGCTTGATTACTTGTgaagttgaactttccttttcgtGGACACTTTCCTCTGAATTGCCCTTACCCATTTTTAAAGTGAACTTTCTTTCTTACTGATCTCTATAAGAAGTTCACTTTTTTGAGTATCAATGTTTTGTTTATGATACACATCACAAGTATTTTCTCTAGTCTGTTTGGGTGACTGGTGGTGCCATTAGCTAAAATAGGGCCTAGAGGAAGAGCAACAATGCAGGAGGAGACTCTAGCAAGGTGAAGACTTTTAGTTTCAGATATTTTGAGATTGCCAAAAATTTCGTAGAGAGAAGTGATATTGATAGGGCATTGATTGATTGGCTATAGTCATTCTCTTCATTCCTAGGATGATATTAATCCATCATCAAAAAACTACATGCTTGAATCAGATTTACACTGAGTTTTAGTGTTTGTGCCTGCTGTTTTTATCAAGGGAAATAGGTATATGCTGTAGGTGTCTTTGGATGTGGTTCTCTTAATATCCCTTTATATGAAGTTGCTCATGAGAAATCTCTGTGGGGCCAGATGCTAGATTTCTTCCTGTTAAGCAACAGTAATAACTGCCTGAATGCTTTGCTCTGTTCACATTGTCAGGAAACTGACACTCATGGGCACATTGTCAGAGTCATTCTCTGGAAACGTTTGTATTGCCTGTAAGGTCCATCTCTTCACCCTACATCTTGACCCCCCACCTTGATTTTCATCTTATGTAACTCTTTGTAAAAGGGTTGTAAgagtataaataatttaaaagaattgccAGTAGTTATTTCTAGTGCCAGGCATATGGCTTCGCATATAGGGGGGATGCTGAGTAGATGTCATCATGATACAAAGAATCAAATGGCAGATGTCTCCAAAAATGGAAAGTCAGAGGGTTTCGAGAGTCTACTTCAGGATTTATCCTGactgaaagaaataacaaatctGTTTCTCATTTCTTGTTGTCATTATTGTTGATACTGTAGCTTGCAAACCATACTGGGTACATCAAAGTTGACTGGCAACGAGTGGAGAAGGACATGAAGAAAGCCAAAGAGCAGCTGAAGATCCGTAAGAGCAATCAGATACCTACTGAGGTCAGGAGCAAAGCTGAGGAGGTGAGACTTGCATTGTTCACGTGTAGTGTGTGAACAGTGCAGACAAAAACAGGGCTTAACCCTATTGTACCATATCTCAGTGATGGACAGGGCTTAAGCATTACAAAGAACTTAGAGTAATGAGACAAAACTAACTTGGATTACATCActtcagaacatttttaaaagctggatAATTAAGTGTTTGGTGACCTTTGTCTGTGCACATTTGTGGAGTGATTATCCCTTTAACCAGTTCTTGTAGGAATGTGGGGCAGCCTAGTAGGTGGGAAGGATATATGgccagtataattattttgagtccCATTTTGTCGCTATACACGTGTATCTCTGAAACATTCATACTCTGCTTGTTCTGCATATAACTAGTGGAAATGTCACAAGTATTCAGCTCCACTGTATATCATCAAAATAGCCATAGATGATATGTTAAATAAGTGGATGTGGCTGTgttgcaataaaactttatttaaaaacaggTTCAGAttggatttggcccatgggctgtaGTTTGCTAACCCCTGATCTTGTTCATTAAAGCCAAGTTAGATTATAACCTGGCACTGCAGGGACAGGAGaagtccttcctttttaaaaggatattttttGCTGCTGCTTTATTACCTTTAGAAATATGTCAGATGTTGcaaataaataagtacactgAACTGGGGAGAAATAAACAAGGATCAGGGTGTCAAGAAGATAGCTGGTACTTTCTGTAGCCTGGAGTGATGACAGATTCTCCCATTAGCTCACTCTAGCCTCACAGGGAAAACAGACAGATTGAGTGCAGGGGAGGAGAAATACCCTGTGTGCGCCTCAGGCTTCTCATGTTGTGAGTGGCTCTTCGTGCTGGTGATTGGCAAGTGGCTGGTCAAAGCTGGTGCCTTTACCCAGAGTGGGAAGGTGGCAGAGGTGGGTATCTTACAGAAGCCCAGAGCCCAGAtggtttctctttcctttcttccttctgtctctccTCAAAGTTAGGaaagttacattttttatttcatgaaaactttattattcaaatgttcataaaaataatgcatggctgggcacagtgactcatcacagtgagtaaaaaaaaaattttgtaagagaggtctcactctgtcgcccaggctggagtgcagtggcacagtcatggctcactgttgcCTCAACCAagcgatcctctgacctcagccttctgagtagctgggtctataggtgtgtaccaccacacccggtgaagttttaaattttttggagagacagggacTCCCtgtgttgtcctggctggtctcaaacttctgggctcaagcagtattcccacctcggcctcccaaagtgctggcattacaggtgtgagccatggcaccttgctgaaaacttttaaaataatactggaAGTGTATATAATAAAAAGCATAAAGTTAATATTTGATTAGAACCAACTGTTGACTCACAGAGGGAGTTTGTTATAAAGTAACCAGATAATTTGGAATTGAGTTCACTGTCACAGGCCCTGGGGATGTAGTGGCTGGTTTTCCTACTCATAGAGCCGGTGGTCTGATTTGAGAAACAGGATGAAGATTTAGTTCAGTATTTAGCAACAAGATGACTTCAGTGAGAACAGTTTAGTGGGGTGGTGGAGTTGAAAGCCAAATTAGCAAGTTGAAAAAAgagtagtaaaaataataaacgAAACCAATTTTCTCAGGAAGttgtatgatttattttctttacccCAATGGCAGATGACAAAAGTGCTTCATTTAAGGAAATGTAGAGGTCCAGGAGAGTTGGAGGAGGAGTGGAAATGAGGCAGGAAGACATAGGCATAGTTGGAGTAAGGGCTTACTGGAGGGTTAGAAGACAGTGGTCCCAGGAGGATGGGGTTGGTGGTGTGAAAAATGTTAGGGGAATGTCAGGGTGTGAGTAGCTTAGGTGGTTTGGGGATGGAAGTCACCGTACTTGAGTTCAAGAAATGATCAGGCCAGGATGTTGGATATCTTGTTCATATGAACACTTTCTAAGGTGGTGATCACACTTAGGAGAAAGAGGAAGTCTGAGCCACTTATCAAAATTGTCTCTGAAATTGGAAGGGTGGGGAGTGGTCAGGAGATTGGTAGAGCACAGACTAAGGAGCCATAAAGAGTGTCTGAATGTATGCACTGAGTCTCAGATGACCGGGAGCTATTCCAGGAGGGTAGAGGGGAGGTGGGAAGCTTTGGGAACTTAAGGAAATAAGAACGTCACCTGTTAATCATCTTAGATGTGGTGAAGTGTGAGAATGAGAATTTATAGCATCTACCTGGGAGCAGGTTTCAGAGGGGAATGCATGGCTGGAGAGATTTAGGGGAGAGACTTCAGGAAATGAGAAGCCTCTATTGGAGAGTAGATGCCAAAGAGGATGGAAGGAGCAAAACTGGAAACAGAATTGCCTCTGTAACCAGTTTATTTAGTGCAGCTTTACTCTTTCCCCATAACTGTCCCCATGAACTCTCCTTCTTTGTCCTTGATTCAAAGAGCCATTGTCTCTACCTCCTGATGTGCATCCTCCTTCCCATCAGGCTCCCTCTAGTCTTATTCTCCCCACACCAGCCAGTAGTCATTTTCATATGTAAgtctatttaattattattaaatagacTATTAATGTAAGTCCATTGCCCCTTGGGTAAAGTGCAAATTACGTAACCGATGAGGGGATTGACATTGTTAAGACTGGCATAGGTATAATAGAGATGATTCTTAATATTATTAACATCCTTAGCAAAACAACCCATTGTACTATCTTCTGTTTTCAGGTGGTGTCATTTGTGAAGAAGAATGTTCTAGTGACTGGGGGATTTTTCGGAGGCTTTCTGCTTGGCATGGCATCCTAAGGAAGATGACCTCATGTTCATTGTTCCTGGTTTTTTCCAGCCAGCAGCCTCTACACTCCATCATAGGACATcgagtccctcctcctcttctcccgtGCCTTCCTCCCTGCCATGGCAAATCCAAGTGGCTTCTATAAGCATCTGCTGGTACAAGTCAATGTGGCACCATGAGCTTGATAGTGGCAGAAGAGACAATAGTCCTTAGCTCTCCTCCCAGTACACCCCCTACTTGGCCAGTCTGTAGGCCAACAAGAAGGTTCCTTTACCCCCATGCAAGACACTTATGAGAACACATTACAAGATGGCTGACCATGGAGGATGAGTGGATCCTGAAAGGTTGTCCCAAACTGTTGATTTGGAAAAGAAATAAGCACATAGATAACCTTATTATGTGCTgcatggaaaggaactgaatacATTTGCCTTTAAGCATGAAAGATTTTGGTATCTTGGTGTCTACTTTCTTTTTTAGTTGGTTTTACATTACAGAAAGCTATTTAAATGTGTTATAATTATGCCGACAAAATTGGCAGCATAATTACTATAATTGAAAAATCTGATATTGTCCAGGAATGTTTTCTACCGTACAGGATAATGTATCTCATGGCTGTTTCCAAAGGGTTTATTTATTGTAAAACAAGTGATTTAGGTGGGAAAGGgaagattttggatttttattttgtagaaaaggTTTTAAGCTTTGAAATGTGAATGAAATATCCTTATCAAAACATTAGGGGTGGCCATAACTCCTCTGTGCCacttctactattttttttttatctagttAGTATGAAATACAACATTTAAACCGGAATTTTAAAGAAGTAGCTTTCCAGGGATTCAGAATTAAGAAAGATAGTGATAggacatgagaaataaatttccatcaAGTGTAATCTACCGTCTCATGATGAACCACAACCCTGAGAATTATTCTTTAaaagcttacacacacacacacaggcacacacgcacacacagaatCTTAGCACATTTTGCTGTAGTGGCATGTTACCATGTCTACAGTCCCTACTAGAATATCAGTCAGCTTTCAGAGGGCAAGACTTCTGTCTTCACCATTATACTCACAGGGCCTAGCACTTAAT
The Gorilla gorilla gorilla isolate KB3781 chromosome X, NHGRI_mGorGor1-v2.1_pri, whole genome shotgun sequence genome window above contains:
- the FUNDC2 gene encoding FUN14 domain-containing protein 2, whose translation is METSAPRAGSQVVATTARHSAGYRADPLRVSSRDKLTEMAASSQGNFEGNFESLDLAEFAKKQPWWRKLFGQESGPSAEKYSVATQLFIGGVTGWCTGFIFQKVGKLAATAVGGGFFLLQLANHTGYIKVDWQRVEKDMKKAKEQLKIRKSNQIPTEVRSKAEEVVSFVKKNVLVTGGFFGGFLLGMAS